Part of the Sulfitobacter sp. S190 genome, GCGGATCAGGGCCAGACGGCTGTCGCTGCCGGTGTTCAGCAGAACATCAAGCTCTTTCTCGAAGAGGTTCAGCATCGCGTAATCCGAGGCATGGGCGCGGATGTTTGGCAGCAGGATCTGGGTGGGAACGGCTTCGACGATGGTCTTGCCCGTTCGCGTCCGTTCAAGCTGGCTTGCGTATTGGGTCATCATGACAGCGACGGTGTTCTGCTTTCGCGCCGTCACCAGCCAGTTGGAGAGGCGTTCGGCAAAATACGCGTTGTCGAGTGCCTTCCAGGCCTCGTCGATGACGATGATCGTCGGGCGGCGATCCTCGATTTCGCGCTCTACCCGGCGGAAGAGGTAGCTCAGAACCGCCATGCGTTCTTTTTCGGATTCTGAGTCCAGGATGCCCGTGAGATCGAAGCCCACCACATCGCCCTCGAGTGAAAAGGTGTCTTCGAGGCTTTGCCCGAAGATCCAGCCGTAGCGACCGTCTTCGGTCCATTCGAGCAGTCGCTGGTGCAGATCGCCATCGTCGTCGGTGGAGACGAAGAGGGAGGCGAAGTCCTTCCAGTTGCGCAGCTGCGGATTGGCCGCGCCCGCATTCTGGCGCACCACCTCCTGGATGCGGTTGTTCTGGGCGGGTGTCAGGGGTTTGTCAGAGCGATAGAGCAGGGATGCCAGCCAGTCCGAGAGCCACGCCATGCCGCGATCATCAGTCTCGGTCCAGAGCGGGTTGAGACCGGTTGCTTGTCCGGCTTTCACAGACGCATAGCGCCCGCCATTGGCGCGCACGGCCATCTCCATGCCGAGCCGGTAGTCGAAGACAAAGATGCGCGCTCCGACCCGACGGGCTTGGGTCATCAGAAAAGCCGAGAGGACGGATTTGCCGGACCCAGGGCGGCCGAGGATCAGCGTATGGCCCCCGGTCGGCTCTTTGTCTGGGGAACCTTGCTCGTGATAGGAGAACCGGTATGCACTTTGCTCGGGCGTCGGGAAGAGTGTTATCTCCTCGCCCCAAGGAAGCTGGTGTTTGTCTTTGCCGAGCTGCGTGCGATGCAGGGGCGCGAAATCCGCGAAGTTGCGGTTGGTCACAGCACTGGCCCGCACGCGTTTGGGCTGGTTGCCCGGATGCTGACTGAAGTAGTGGGTCTTGGCGGCCATGCGCTCGCCGATCATCTTCACGCCCTCGGCTGCGGCGGCATTGACGATCTCGGCCCCGAGGGTCTGCAATTCGTCGAGCGTGTCGCAAAACACGGTCACGACCATGTGGTGCTCGCCAAAGCTCTGGCGTTTTGCTTCAAGATCGTCGTGCGCGATGTCGAGGGCTTCGAGGAGCGACAGCGCGGCATCTTGGGAGGCCTGCATCTGGCGCTTCTGCCGCTTGATCCGGCCCGCCATCAGGTTGGAATTGATCGGCGTGAAGGAGTGCGTGACGATCATGTCCACCGGCAGGTTCAACATGTCGAACATCGTGCAGGTGGTGGCCTCGGAATATTCGCCGATGGTGAAGCTTTTGCCGTAGCGGTGTCCCACCACGCCTTCGGTCAGCTCGAAATGCTCATCGAAGAAAGTGACGCGGGTATTGGCGACGTTGGTGGCGAGGAAGCCGTATCGGTTCGCCGGGTAGAGAGGCCGTTCCTGACCGGTGTTCAGAGCACCGAGAAACCCGACCAACTCGCCCGATTGTGCGGATAACAGCCGTGGTTTTAGGTCCGCCAGTCCAGAGGCGAATACGCCGACAGCTTCCTTCAGCCGACGGACCCGCTTCCGCGTCTCGGCCTTGAACCGCTCTGGATCGCTCCGATTGATAAAGCCCAGAAAGCTTTTCGGCGGCGGTCGATGGATGATTGTGAGTGTGAGCGTCTTGTCGCGCAGGCCGGACTGCCCAAGCTTCTCGCGCCATCTCTTATCAACCGCCGCCGCGAAGTGATCACCTGGGACGGGGAGGAGGTCCGGAGTGATCGCTTTCGAGACTTTGTGAACGTAGTAGCTGAACTCGGGCCCAAGCTGCGCTATGATCCGGGCGAAAAGCGCGGTCACCTTGTCGAGATAGGCATCATCAGTCGTGTAGCTGTTCACGCCGCTGAGACGAACACACTGGAAGAGCTCGTTGACCCGCGTGCGTACCGTGTGCTCATCGACCAGGCTGACATAGGGCAGCATATGCGCGAGGTGTTTCTCGCGGACATACCAGTCCGGCATGAGCGTGCGTTCATCCAACGTATCGTCACGGGGCATAGCTGTCGCCTCGGTGAATGCTGCGATTCCGCGTCGGGGGCGTTTCCTGCAGCGCTGTCATCATCACGTCGATGAAGCGCGGGTCCCAATCGGCGGCTTTCCAAAGCACCGGATAGAGGATGGCTGCGACGCCGAGCACGGCGATGTGCTGGATCCACACGAAGAGCAGCACCGACCCGAAGAGCCAGACCATGGCATACATAATCGGCAGCCCGAGGAGCTTCGGCGGGCGGACGAGGCCGAGAAACAGTGGGGATCGTTCAGCCATGCCGGGTCTCCCTCAGGCGCCAAAGACAGCGGCGACGATTGTGGGTGCGGCGGCAACGCCTGCGATACCCACCAGCACCCACAGGGCTTGCCGCAGATCGATGATGTTGAAGAACCAGCTCAGGAAGACGCCAAGCACGGCGAGGGTCGCGATCACGACGCCAAGCGGGCCGGTGAGGGCATCCACGATACCCTGCAACAGACTTTGGATCGGGGAGAGATCGATACTTTGGGCAAGCGCGGGCTCAGCCGCGAGTGCGAAGAGAGAGACAAATAAGATAAGGAAATGCGTCGGCTTCATGGGGTCGCTCCTTCCAGCCGGTTGAAGACGGCCAGCACACGCCGGACGTGGTTTTGGGTTTCGGGAAAAGGAGGGAGGCCGTCGTATCGCCGTACGGCGTCGGGGCCAGCATTGTAGGCGGCTAAGGCGAGGCGCACGTCGCCGAACTCCATGAGCAACAGTGCGAGGTAGCGCGCGGAACCATCGAGGTTTTGTGGCCAATCGTTGGGGTCTACGCCAAGCTCGGTTGCCGTTGCGGGCATGAGTTGTCCCAAGCCAATCGCCCCGGCAGAGGAGACTGCGCTTGGATCATAAGCACTCTCTATCTCGATATTGGCCCGATAGAGGTTCAGCCAATCGGTAACCGAGATATCCGCAGCGCGCAGCCCCGGATGACCAGCATAGCGCAGTCCTGTGTCTTCAATGGCGGCGAGGATTTCGGGGCGGGGAGCGATCGCTCTCGGTGCCACGGCAGCAACGCGAACCTCTTCGCCGTCCGCCACGTCTTCTCCGAAGATGATCAGACCGGTCTCGGCAGAACCTTGACCAATTCCGTCATTGTAGTTGCGTGCAAAACGCTCTTGCGCCTGTGACGGACGAAGGGATCCGTCCTCCTCCATCACCAGCACCATCTGTGCCGCTGCAGGAGAAACCAGACATGAGAAGAGAAGGGCGTTAAGTCCGGCTTGCAGCCAATTCTTCGCTCGAGAGCTTGAGCTCCGTCCGCTTACCTTCCTCGAGCGGGATGTCGACATGGGAGAAGCCGATCCCTTGCAGGAAGGAGATAACGCCTGTGACCGTTTTGATCTCGCGGATCTTGATGTCGTTCCGAGATGTGCGTGTGCGCGCGGTGACCAAGAGCTTCTCGAGCCCTTCATCGCTAACTGCGCGCATAATCCAGACCCCGTGCCAGTTGGGGCCCTTCTTGTAGGCTGCTTCCTTGCAGACAACTTCCACGCGATAGCCTTCGGCGACCAGATCGCGGAATCTGGGTTCAGTGACCACATTCGGTGCTTCTTGTTCTAGGTCCATCACCCGGATCATATTCTCCCTAAAGGCGAAGACCAGGGTATCAGGAGTTGATGCCCAAGCCTACGATGCTATATAAATGACCGCAAGATATTATTTTGTCGTTGCGGCTGTACTCTGGTCGCGCACCCATTAGGCACGCGCCATGGATTCTATCAAGGTTTTATGGGGGCCAAAGAACCTCCGGTTGTGCTGCCTGCCAGGGTGCCAGGCTATAGCTTTGTCGTTGTTTTTTGGCAGCCATGCTGCAGCTGAAACCTGCCTTGCCCCTCAGCGTCCATTCGTTCCGAGCGACCCCCAAGCGGCACGGGAATACGCGGACATCATTCGGTTGGACTTCGAGAGCTACATTGGCGATATCCAGAATTACTTTCGTTGCCTGGACGACGAGCGTGCGCGCGCTTTTGAGGAGGCGCGCGAAGTCAGCCAAGAGTATGGTAGGTTCTTGGCAGCTACTGCGGAGTAGAGTCCTGCTCATAATGTCCTATCTTCTCTTTGAAGCACACCATCACTGGTCGGGTTAAGCACCAACGCCATCGCGCTCTGATTCCGACGATACTCCCATTTTGGGGTTAATCCTATATCGGGAGTAGCTGGTCCTGTCGAGAGGGCGGACAGGGCAGTTGGCAGGAACACTTCATACAGAGGCTTATAGGGACGTTGTGCGATTTCTGATCGAGCTTCGGGCTCGAGCAGGACTGTCTCAAGCAGATCTCGCAAAGCGGTTGGCGAAGCCGCCTTCGTTCGTCGGGAAATACGAGACCTGTGAGCGGCGGCTCGACGTCATCGAGTTCTTGGTTTTACTGCGCATACTGAACTCAAGTTTCGAGGAGTTCCAGCGAGAGACCAAGGTTCGGGTTCCAAATTCGCTGTGAGGTTGCGCATCGTGCGTGGCCTACCCCGAATTCGTCGTTTTATCATAATTTTCTCGAGCTTGAAGAATGACCAAGCGATTCTCATCCGCCCATGTCGCGAGTGGCACCAACTGCTCAACCAGAGATCGCCCAAGATCGGTCAACTCATAATCAACCCGAGGCGGAATTATAGGCGTGACATCGCGGGTTGCGAATCCGTCGCGCTCTAATTTCCGAAGCGTTTGTGTGAGCATTCGTTGCGACACATCTGGGACAAGACGCTTAATTTCAGAAAACCGTTTTCGACCCGATTTTAGGCCCGCCAGAATGAGGATCGTCCATTTGTCACCGATGTCTTTCAAAACATGGCGTACCGGGCAGATTTCGGGATCGTAATCACCCTTGTACGAGCCATCGAGAAAATCTTCTGGCCACCTTCTAAAGGTTACTTTTTGGGAACTTGGTTCTGAATTAGTGCCGTCTTCCATCGTTTCCCTCTCGTTTGTAGACCAGATCTCAAAGAGTAACTCGATCTCATTCTGAGAGCAAAGGAAAGTCGATATGAAAGCTGCAGTCATAACAGGGTTTGGAACACCATCAGTGTTTCAAACAACCAATGTCTCGCGCCCAGTTCCAAAAGCCCACGAACTTCTGGTCCGTATAGAAGCGGCAGGGATCAACCGGCTTGATCATTACATCAGAGAGGGCGGCGTCAACCCCGATCTCACGTTTCCCCATATCCTTGGGTCGGATGCGGTTGGTGTCGTAGAAGACGCAGGCAACGATGTGACAGGCTTCTCTGTAGGTGAACGCGTTATTCCGATGCCTGGTTACCCGACAAACCCAACAGATGACGGCGCCGATGTCCTAGCGGTATCTCCATCATATGCAATCCGAGGGTTAGCAGAAAATGGTACTTATGCCGAATACATGACTGTCCCAGCCCGCTGGACACTGAAGGCGCCCGAAGGAATATCTGCAGTCGATTTGGCAACTCTGCCAATGGCTCTGGTTACCGCTGTGCGTGCAGTCAAGGTCGTTGGCGGTGTCAAGAAGAACGACACCGTTCTTGTTCAAGCAGGCGCATCGGGGACTGGGTCCTTTATGGTTCAAGTTGCCAAAGCACTTGGCGCAAAAGTTGCGGCGACCGTCCGGTCGGAGGAAAAACGTGCTTTTGTCACAGGGCTTGGCGCAGACCTCGTCGTCAACATGAAAGAGGACACGCTGAACACCGTACGAGAATGGTCCGGCGGTGGAGTAGATGTCGTGATCGACAATCTGGGTGGCGAAAGTTTGGCACGATCAGTCGAGATGAGCCGCCCTTTGGGTTTGACTGTTCTCATGGGGAACGTACTGGGGCTTGAATCCGTCCTTCCTGTACGAAGCGTCTTCTTTCCGCAGAGGCGGATCGCGGGAACGCTAATGGGTGGTGTAGACGACCTTGAATGGGGGCTGGGACAGGTCCAAACCGGAACAGTCAAGCCAACTCTCGACCGGACGTATTCGCTGGATGAGGCAGAAGCCGCCCATATCCGGCTGGCGGCGGGAGACGCAGTCGGCAATATCGTGTTTGAAGTGAGTTGACCCATGAATGGCATTAACCTCCCCGAACCACCTCCCCCTGCGGGAAAGTATGCACCGGTGATAGTTCGGAGCGGATTCGGTTTTGTTTCGGGTCAATTTCCAATTTCGGATGGTAAGCTGGTGTTCAACGGTCAGGTCGGAAAAGACCTGAGCGTTGAACAGGGTCGTCAGGCTTGCAGGATTGCGGCCCTAAACGTGCTTGCTCAAATTGCGACCGTGACGTGTTCATTCACAAACTTCGAGGGGCTGCTGCGGCTTGATGGCTATATCGCGAGCAGCGATGATTTCTTTGACCAGCCTGGTATTCTGGATGTGGCCTCGCATTTATTCACGGAAGTTCTTGGGGAGAGCGGCAACCACGCTCGAACTGCGTTTGCCGTGCCACGGCTGCCATTGAACGCGCCAATCGAACTTTGCGTCACCTTTACCGCCTAACTGATTGTGCGTTTTCGTCCCGGAATTGATCTAGATTTGTAGGGGAACGTCCAATGTTGAGCGAACAGATTCAAAGCGACAGAAAGATAACTGAGATCGTGGACGCTATAGTGACCGGAGGTGTGGCTAGAGCCCGGGAAACGCACGAACCACCTCTTACGGGTGATTTTCTGGTCTGCCCAGCCAATCCTAGGGAAAGAGGCGCAAATCTTGCTTCGATCAGTGTCCCATGCTGAGAGTTTCAGAAGGCGCGCCTTCACACGCAACCCGAATATCGCAATCGGCTTTGGATTTACCATTTGTTCGAGACAGGCTGACCTTGGGGCTCTTGTTTCCAATCGAAAGCTATGCTGGCGATATGCCAATGATGATCGGTCAAGAAATTCTCGCTCAGCGGGCAGAAGCGCTGGGTTTTACCGCACTCTGGTTTCGCGATGTTCCACTTAGAGTGCCGAGTTTTGGCGACATGGGCCAAGTGTATGATCCGTTCGTCTATATGGCTTGGATGGCAGCGCACACGTCGAGAATCACTTTGGGAACTGCAGCCAGTATCCTGCCATTGCGACATCCACTTCACACCGCAAAGATGGCGGCCTCCCTTGACCAATTGTCGAAAGGTCGGATTTTGCTGGGAGTGGCAAGTGGGGACCGAGCCCAGGAGTATCCCGCCTTCCGTCAGGATATCGAAACACGCGGCGAAGCCTTTCAGGAAAGTTTTAAAATCATTCGGGACGTTCTAGGTGGGTCGTTTCCTTCCTTCCATAGTGAATTTTTCGGGACGATGAGTGGCACATCGGATTTGCTTCCCAAGCCGGCACAGCCCGAATTGCCCCTGTTGGTTGTAGGTGGCGCACAGCAGGATCTTGGGTGGATCGCGCAACACTCCCGCGCATGGGTTATGTACCCCAGACCCATAACAGAACAGAAACAAGTCGTTCATGCTTGGCAAACGGCGCTCCGGAAGGCAGATGGAGTTGAGAAACCATTTGCCCAGTCGCTATATATCGATCTGTCGGAAGATCCGAATTCTCCGCCAACATCCATCCACCTCGGATTCAGATCGGGTCGAAACTACTTGCTAGGGCATTTGAATGAGTTGCGCAGCATCGGTGTGTCTCACGTGCTGTTGAACTTAAAATATGGGGAACGACCTGCAGCGGATGTCGTCGAAGAATTGGGTGCTTTTGTAATCCCGCAACTGATTTGACTGC contains:
- a CDS encoding type IV secretion system protein VirB3 is translated as MAERSPLFLGLVRPPKLLGLPIMYAMVWLFGSVLLFVWIQHIAVLGVAAILYPVLWKAADWDPRFIDVMMTALQETPPTRNRSIHRGDSYAP
- a CDS encoding zinc-binding alcohol dehydrogenase family protein; this translates as MKAAVITGFGTPSVFQTTNVSRPVPKAHELLVRIEAAGINRLDHYIREGGVNPDLTFPHILGSDAVGVVEDAGNDVTGFSVGERVIPMPGYPTNPTDDGADVLAVSPSYAIRGLAENGTYAEYMTVPARWTLKAPEGISAVDLATLPMALVTAVRAVKVVGGVKKNDTVLVQAGASGTGSFMVQVAKALGAKVAATVRSEEKRAFVTGLGADLVVNMKEDTLNTVREWSGGGVDVVIDNLGGESLARSVEMSRPLGLTVLMGNVLGLESVLPVRSVFFPQRRIAGTLMGGVDDLEWGLGQVQTGTVKPTLDRTYSLDEAEAAHIRLAAGDAVGNIVFEVS
- a CDS encoding type IV secretion system protein B4, with the protein product MPRDDTLDERTLMPDWYVREKHLAHMLPYVSLVDEHTVRTRVNELFQCVRLSGVNSYTTDDAYLDKVTALFARIIAQLGPEFSYYVHKVSKAITPDLLPVPGDHFAAAVDKRWREKLGQSGLRDKTLTLTIIHRPPPKSFLGFINRSDPERFKAETRKRVRRLKEAVGVFASGLADLKPRLLSAQSGELVGFLGALNTGQERPLYPANRYGFLATNVANTRVTFFDEHFELTEGVVGHRYGKSFTIGEYSEATTCTMFDMLNLPVDMIVTHSFTPINSNLMAGRIKRQKRQMQASQDAALSLLEALDIAHDDLEAKRQSFGEHHMVVTVFCDTLDELQTLGAEIVNAAAAEGVKMIGERMAAKTHYFSQHPGNQPKRVRASAVTNRNFADFAPLHRTQLGKDKHQLPWGEEITLFPTPEQSAYRFSYHEQGSPDKEPTGGHTLILGRPGSGKSVLSAFLMTQARRVGARIFVFDYRLGMEMAVRANGGRYASVKAGQATGLNPLWTETDDRGMAWLSDWLASLLYRSDKPLTPAQNNRIQEVVRQNAGAANPQLRNWKDFASLFVSTDDDGDLHQRLLEWTEDGRYGWIFGQSLEDTFSLEGDVVGFDLTGILDSESEKERMAVLSYLFRRVEREIEDRRPTIIVIDEAWKALDNAYFAERLSNWLVTARKQNTVAVMMTQYASQLERTRTGKTIVEAVPTQILLPNIRAHASDYAMLNLFEKELDVLLNTGSDSRLALIRDDTGSVVVDADLSALGPFLTMLGGMEKGEALVGTDYRDRPEFWRLS
- a CDS encoding helix-turn-helix domain-containing protein, which translates into the protein MEDGTNSEPSSQKVTFRRWPEDFLDGSYKGDYDPEICPVRHVLKDIGDKWTILILAGLKSGRKRFSEIKRLVPDVSQRMLTQTLRKLERDGFATRDVTPIIPPRVDYELTDLGRSLVEQLVPLATWADENRLVILQARENYDKTTNSG
- a CDS encoding TrbC/VirB2 family protein; its protein translation is MKPTHFLILFVSLFALAAEPALAQSIDLSPIQSLLQGIVDALTGPLGVVIATLAVLGVFLSWFFNIIDLRQALWVLVGIAGVAAAPTIVAAVFGA
- a CDS encoding helix-turn-helix transcriptional regulator → MRFLIELRARAGLSQADLAKRLAKPPSFVGKYETCERRLDVIEFLVLLRILNSSFEEFQRETKVRVPNSL
- a CDS encoding RidA family protein — protein: MNGINLPEPPPPAGKYAPVIVRSGFGFVSGQFPISDGKLVFNGQVGKDLSVEQGRQACRIAALNVLAQIATVTCSFTNFEGLLRLDGYIASSDDFFDQPGILDVASHLFTEVLGESGNHARTAFAVPRLPLNAPIELCVTFTA
- a CDS encoding lytic transglycosylase domain-containing protein; this encodes MVLVMEEDGSLRPSQAQERFARNYNDGIGQGSAETGLIIFGEDVADGEEVRVAAVAPRAIAPRPEILAAIEDTGLRYAGHPGLRAADISVTDWLNLYRANIEIESAYDPSAVSSAGAIGLGQLMPATATELGVDPNDWPQNLDGSARYLALLLMEFGDVRLALAAYNAGPDAVRRYDGLPPFPETQNHVRRVLAVFNRLEGATP
- a CDS encoding LLM class oxidoreductase, whose translation is MLRVSEGAPSHATRISQSALDLPFVRDRLTLGLLFPIESYAGDMPMMIGQEILAQRAEALGFTALWFRDVPLRVPSFGDMGQVYDPFVYMAWMAAHTSRITLGTAASILPLRHPLHTAKMAASLDQLSKGRILLGVASGDRAQEYPAFRQDIETRGEAFQESFKIIRDVLGGSFPSFHSEFFGTMSGTSDLLPKPAQPELPLLVVGGAQQDLGWIAQHSRAWVMYPRPITEQKQVVHAWQTALRKADGVEKPFAQSLYIDLSEDPNSPPTSIHLGFRSGRNYLLGHLNELRSIGVSHVLLNLKYGERPAADVVEELGAFVIPQLI